The following coding sequences are from one Enterococcus sp. 4G2_DIV0659 window:
- a CDS encoding response regulator transcription factor has translation MRNEKILVVDDDPAIRRLIWKSLQSTGLLVYQSDTIEKTIDIMERVDFQLFLLDVSLEHENDGYHLAQLIRERQPLTPIIFVSGKKSEQDIVSGLESGGDVYIAKPFAPNVLRAQVISTLNRTEQLLTLSRHREESMLKEGIFSFDKNQYQFSKNGEIVNMTSKEIMMILFFMENPYQVFSKEQIYASVWSDGDMDKNLITVYMNYLRNKIEDDPKKPQYLQTVWGIGYLFNPEGKDSDTKTFGSDK, from the coding sequence TTGCGAAACGAAAAAATTTTGGTAGTAGATGATGATCCAGCAATTCGACGTTTGATTTGGAAGTCTCTTCAGTCAACAGGTCTATTAGTATATCAAAGCGATACAATCGAAAAAACAATAGACATTATGGAACGAGTGGACTTTCAATTGTTTCTTCTAGATGTAAGTTTAGAGCATGAAAACGATGGCTATCATTTGGCTCAATTGATTCGAGAACGTCAACCGTTAACGCCAATTATTTTTGTTAGTGGGAAAAAAAGTGAGCAAGACATCGTCAGTGGTCTAGAATCTGGAGGAGACGTCTATATCGCCAAACCCTTTGCCCCAAATGTATTGAGAGCCCAAGTCATCAGTACATTAAATCGAACGGAACAATTGTTGACATTGAGTCGGCATCGGGAAGAATCGATGCTAAAAGAAGGGATCTTTTCCTTTGATAAAAATCAATATCAGTTTAGCAAAAATGGTGAGATAGTAAATATGACGTCTAAAGAGATCATGATGATTCTGTTTTTCATGGAAAATCCCTATCAAGTCTTTAGTAAAGAACAGATTTACGCTAGTGTCTGGAGTGATGGGGACATGGACAAAAACTTAATCACGGTGTATATGAATTATCTAAGAAATAAAATCGAAGATGACCCCAAAAAACCGCAATATCTACAGACGGTTTGGGGAATTGGGTATTTGTTTAATCCAGAAGGAAAAGATTCTGATACTAAAACATTTGGCTCTGATAAATAA
- a CDS encoding sensor histidine kinase, producing MKRTTKIVNRMIAVLIVFIVVSVFFAIRGFYVIRKTTTASGQDFLLQSTEYVGKVIQLSMKNRHQALNYLAIDGNLKNSEDPVTYLKNSRSSLNTFFDSLNDETDALFYIDADGTPLYAFHWDSKEKQTKITDIETIRPFIDHDLSLKQLLDKPTAQNGDSYFIEKKAYINFYKEIRTDAGKIDGYLILPLNLEAFYKHFLQDFEVDYKGYPMIKDRSMTVVMHPVEQQVGLDIINDREKLYPNFDYSDLKRLEKYQLTHDSGKLTYKSYWWDEDMPTEVLKISAFEWIDVGLARWVVAINADYNERNNDIINFVIVLSLLLVLLLLLIIICSLFIRNFRKKETIEEENRHLIETQKQQKMQHQLELELYQRNKMETVGLLTTSIVHDMNNFLTPIIGNTQLLLEEYAENQLLEEDLQEILHSAQKGKQLSANVLRFSKTQASVQEWVDISAAIGVATHLIGEIIPKNTQLTLSIQENLGRTKLEEIDLQNLIYNLITNAYQATKSNPNQQSQIQVIVSPASNETVERAKKENPQMNQFERFVTLEISDNGPGIPDALKEKIFEPFFTTKSADEGTGLGLFAVASIVSKYEWYLSLDSKEGKGTRFFITFPVRFPE from the coding sequence ATGAAACGAACAACTAAAATTGTCAATCGGATGATTGCCGTATTAATCGTCTTTATTGTTGTATCCGTTTTCTTTGCTATCCGCGGATTTTATGTAATTCGCAAAACAACAACAGCTAGTGGACAAGACTTTTTATTGCAATCAACAGAATATGTGGGAAAAGTCATTCAACTCTCTATGAAAAATCGTCATCAAGCGCTAAACTACCTAGCTATTGATGGAAATTTGAAAAATAGCGAGGACCCAGTGACCTATTTGAAGAATAGTCGCTCATCTTTAAATACATTTTTTGACTCGCTGAATGATGAAACAGATGCACTCTTTTATATAGATGCTGATGGAACCCCACTCTATGCTTTCCATTGGGATTCAAAAGAAAAGCAAACGAAGATCACTGATATTGAAACCATCCGTCCATTTATTGATCATGATTTATCTCTGAAGCAATTACTTGATAAACCAACGGCTCAAAATGGTGATTCTTACTTTATTGAAAAAAAAGCATATATCAATTTTTATAAAGAAATCAGAACAGACGCTGGCAAAATCGATGGTTATTTGATTTTACCATTGAATTTAGAAGCTTTTTACAAACATTTTCTACAAGATTTTGAAGTCGATTATAAAGGCTATCCAATGATCAAAGATCGCTCTATGACTGTAGTCATGCATCCTGTGGAACAGCAAGTTGGTTTAGATATTATCAATGATCGAGAGAAGCTTTATCCGAACTTTGATTATTCAGATTTAAAACGATTAGAAAAATATCAATTAACGCATGACTCTGGTAAATTAACCTATAAGTCTTATTGGTGGGACGAAGATATGCCTACAGAAGTCTTAAAAATCAGCGCGTTTGAATGGATCGATGTTGGCTTAGCACGCTGGGTCGTAGCCATCAATGCTGATTACAATGAACGCAACAATGATATTATCAATTTTGTCATTGTTTTGTCTTTATTATTGGTTTTATTGCTACTATTGATTATTATCTGTTCCTTGTTTATCCGTAATTTTAGAAAAAAAGAAACTATTGAAGAAGAAAATCGTCACTTGATTGAAACCCAAAAACAACAAAAAATGCAGCATCAGTTAGAGTTAGAACTTTATCAGCGCAATAAAATGGAAACAGTCGGTCTTCTTACAACATCTATCGTTCATGATATGAATAATTTTTTGACACCAATTATTGGTAATACACAATTGTTATTGGAAGAATACGCTGAAAATCAGCTATTAGAAGAAGATTTACAAGAAATTTTGCATTCTGCTCAAAAAGGAAAACAATTATCAGCTAATGTTTTACGCTTTTCTAAAACACAAGCAAGCGTACAAGAATGGGTAGATATTTCGGCTGCAATCGGAGTTGCGACTCACTTGATTGGTGAGATTATTCCTAAAAACACACAGCTCACTCTTTCGATACAAGAAAATTTAGGTAGGACAAAATTAGAAGAAATCGATTTGCAAAATTTGATTTACAACCTAATTACTAATGCTTATCAAGCCACTAAAAGCAATCCGAATCAACAATCTCAAATCCAAGTTATTGTCTCTCCTGCTTCCAATGAAACAGTTGAGCGAGCAAAGAAAGAGAATCCTCAAATGAATCAGTTTGAACGCTTTGTAACTCTGGAAATTTCTGATAATGGACCTGGAATTCCTGATGCATTAAAAGAAAAAATATTTGAACCATTTTTTACCACTAAATCTGCAGATGAAGGTACTGGTCTTGGTTTATTTGCGGTAGCATCTATCGTCTCAAAATACGAATGGTATCTGTCATTAGATTCAAAAGAAGGAAAAGGAACTCGCTTTTTCATCACATTCCCTGTCCGGTTTCCTGAATAG